A stretch of Synechococcus sp. WH 8020 DNA encodes these proteins:
- the dapF gene encoding diaminopimelate epimerase — MIQFSKYQGLGNDFVLLEGRAGQLPLNITEPDPNWVRQICDRRFGIGGDGLILALPPQQGEELRMRIFNADGSEAEMCGNGIRCLARFLADSDGDQPGRTWRTETMAGVIVPELCEDGQIRVDMGQPFLNSDQIPTTLPKGRSGLPQGDIDLQGCTLQLAAVGMGNPHVVVPVQDLKSIPFDAWGSALEVAPLFPAKTNVHFLEVIDEQTLEIRVWERGAGPTLACGTGACATLVAATLLGLSGSEATVKLPGGPLEISWPDPEGSVFMTGPAVAVFDGVLNPELLPQPRPEQQTSAATVEQTTPSSADASTPSTQAKNSLDCANDCQDTCQQPDHCLRDEAQALVQEFLSSTSLDAMINLAGDSLEERTLSRFQRDERP, encoded by the coding sequence ATGATCCAATTCAGCAAGTACCAGGGCTTAGGCAATGACTTCGTGTTGTTGGAAGGTCGTGCTGGACAACTTCCTCTCAACATCACCGAACCAGATCCAAATTGGGTGCGCCAGATCTGTGATCGACGCTTTGGGATCGGAGGCGATGGATTGATTTTGGCCCTGCCCCCACAGCAGGGCGAAGAACTGAGGATGCGCATTTTCAATGCGGATGGAAGCGAAGCAGAGATGTGCGGCAATGGCATTCGCTGCCTAGCCCGTTTTCTGGCTGATAGCGATGGAGATCAGCCAGGACGAACCTGGAGAACCGAAACCATGGCGGGCGTCATCGTCCCTGAACTATGTGAAGACGGACAGATCCGAGTTGATATGGGTCAGCCATTTCTGAATTCGGATCAAATTCCAACCACGCTTCCGAAAGGACGGTCTGGACTTCCACAAGGGGACATTGATCTCCAGGGCTGCACCCTTCAGCTCGCGGCTGTGGGCATGGGCAATCCTCATGTGGTGGTGCCCGTGCAAGACCTCAAGTCCATTCCCTTTGATGCATGGGGATCGGCACTGGAGGTCGCTCCTTTATTTCCCGCCAAAACCAATGTTCACTTCCTGGAAGTGATCGACGAACAGACCCTTGAAATCCGCGTGTGGGAACGCGGAGCAGGTCCAACCCTTGCTTGCGGAACGGGGGCCTGCGCCACACTCGTTGCCGCAACGTTGCTCGGGTTATCGGGATCAGAGGCCACGGTAAAACTCCCGGGCGGTCCACTCGAGATCAGCTGGCCCGATCCCGAAGGCTCCGTGTTTATGACAGGACCTGCCGTAGCTGTTTTTGATGGAGTTCTGAATCCTGAATTATTGCCACAGCCAAGACCGGAACAGCAGACATCAGCGGCAACAGTTGAACAGACAACCCCATCAAGCGCCGATGCTTCCACACCATCAACGCAAGCCAAGAACAGTTTGGACTGCGCGAATGATTGCCAAGACACCTGCCAACAACCTGACCATTGCTTACGCGATGAAGCTCAAGCGCTAGTCCAAGAATTTTTATCATCAACTTCACTCGACGCCATGATCAACCTCGCTGGCGATTCCCTGGAG
- a CDS encoding DUF1651 domain-containing protein: protein MEGWLQDSQKYWSVRFHSDPDIRNDDARVLVDHGREMPPGQPALLLSRRYMRYEDAVSLWKHLIRGGWEETNAVW, encoded by the coding sequence ATGGAAGGCTGGCTGCAAGATTCTCAAAAGTATTGGTCTGTGAGATTTCATAGTGACCCGGACATACGTAATGACGATGCTCGCGTTCTGGTTGATCATGGACGAGAGATGCCTCCTGGACAACCTGCTCTGCTGTTGTCACGCAGATATATGAGGTACGAGGACGCTGTCAGTCTCTGGAAACATCTGATACGAGGTGGCTGGGAGGAAACAAATGCTGTTTGGTGA